A stretch of the Archangium violaceum genome encodes the following:
- a CDS encoding peptidase domain-containing ABC transporter, whose product MSESVLRRTLSRLRRRRVPVLLQLNALECGAACLAMLLSYHGRQTRVAECRDRCDLGRDGLTTLAIVQAARSFGLRVKSYSVEPSAFEYLRLPAIAHWQFNHYVVVERWSPKGVDIVDPAVGRRRLSASEFDAGLTGLVLTFEPGVQLEPAGAKPAFSWLPLLRTHLRESPGIVAQVLCASIALQVLGLALPLCSKWVVDDVLPFPGTNLMTPLAIGMGLLAATQLVLGYLRATLLLYLQARVDLKLMPGLLEHLLTLPFRFFEQRTSGDLLMRLASNAILRDTLTSQTLSIVLDGGLVVGYLALLLLREPLFGLVVLLFGALQVGLMLGSARRMGELTSQDVLAQSDTQGYLVEALGGISTLKASGAEDRALDHFLDLFFKQVNVSLQRNHLSALLDTAMTTLRICAPLAMLWVGALRVLDGSMSVGTMLALNALGAAFLMPLNSLVQNGQRLTLLGAHLERLADVMQARPEQTLEAVRPAPRLSGRVELRNVSFRYDARSPWVLKDVSLTIEPGQTVAMVGRTGCGKTTLVKLLLGLYPPVEGQILYDGIPLEQLDYRTLRGQFGVVLQESFMFSGSIRDNIAFSDRSLPLDKVMKAARLAAIHDDLEQLPMGYETRLAEGGGGLSGGQRQRLSIARALSHDPAILFLDEATSHLDVKTERLVEQNVRSLACTRILIAHRLSTVRHADQILVVDQGTIVERGSHAELLAKGGHYAALVRSQDPELPEASESPRTPGEAAA is encoded by the coding sequence GTGAGTGAATCCGTGCTGCGCCGCACCCTGTCCCGCCTGAGGAGAAGGCGTGTCCCGGTGCTCCTCCAGCTCAACGCGCTCGAGTGCGGAGCGGCCTGTCTCGCGATGCTCCTCTCCTACCACGGGCGCCAGACGCGCGTGGCCGAGTGCAGGGATCGGTGCGACCTCGGGCGCGATGGCCTGACCACCCTGGCGATCGTCCAGGCCGCGCGGAGCTTCGGGCTGCGGGTCAAGTCGTATTCGGTCGAGCCCTCGGCGTTCGAATACCTCCGCCTGCCCGCGATCGCGCACTGGCAGTTCAATCACTACGTGGTGGTCGAGCGCTGGTCGCCCAAGGGGGTCGACATCGTCGATCCAGCCGTCGGACGGCGCCGTCTGAGTGCCAGTGAGTTCGACGCGGGGCTCACGGGGTTGGTGCTCACCTTCGAGCCCGGCGTTCAGCTCGAGCCCGCGGGGGCGAAGCCCGCCTTTTCATGGCTCCCGCTGCTGCGCACCCACCTGCGGGAGTCCCCGGGCATCGTGGCCCAGGTGCTCTGTGCGTCCATCGCCTTGCAGGTGCTCGGGCTCGCGCTCCCCCTCTGCTCCAAGTGGGTGGTGGACGACGTCCTCCCGTTCCCCGGCACGAACCTCATGACGCCCCTGGCGATCGGCATGGGGTTGCTGGCCGCGACGCAGCTCGTGCTCGGCTACCTGCGCGCCACGCTGTTGCTCTACCTCCAGGCCCGCGTGGACCTGAAGCTCATGCCGGGACTGCTCGAGCACCTGCTCACCCTGCCCTTCCGCTTCTTCGAGCAGCGCACGAGCGGCGATCTGCTCATGCGGCTGGCGAGCAACGCCATCCTGCGCGACACGCTGACGAGCCAGACCCTGTCGATCGTGCTGGATGGTGGGCTGGTCGTCGGGTACCTGGCCCTGCTGCTCCTGCGCGAGCCCCTCTTCGGGCTCGTCGTGCTCCTGTTCGGCGCGCTCCAGGTGGGGCTGATGCTCGGGAGCGCACGCCGCATGGGGGAGCTGACGTCCCAGGACGTGCTCGCACAGTCCGACACGCAGGGCTACCTCGTGGAGGCGCTCGGCGGCATCTCGACCTTGAAGGCCTCGGGCGCGGAGGATCGCGCGCTGGATCATTTCCTCGACCTGTTCTTCAAGCAGGTCAACGTGTCGCTGCAACGCAACCACCTGTCGGCCCTGCTCGACACGGCGATGACCACGCTGCGCATCTGCGCGCCCCTGGCCATGCTGTGGGTGGGAGCACTGCGGGTGCTCGATGGGTCGATGAGCGTGGGCACGATGCTGGCCTTGAACGCACTGGGGGCCGCCTTCCTCATGCCCCTCAACTCCCTGGTGCAGAACGGCCAGCGCCTCACCCTGCTCGGCGCGCACCTGGAGCGGCTCGCGGACGTGATGCAGGCCCGGCCGGAGCAGACGCTCGAAGCCGTCCGTCCCGCGCCGCGGCTCTCCGGGCGGGTGGAGCTGCGCAACGTCAGCTTCCGTTATGACGCGCGCTCTCCCTGGGTTCTGAAGGATGTCTCGCTCACGATCGAGCCCGGGCAGACCGTGGCGATGGTCGGCCGGACGGGCTGTGGGAAGACCACCCTGGTGAAGCTCCTGCTCGGCCTGTATCCCCCGGTCGAGGGGCAGATCCTCTACGACGGCATCCCGCTCGAGCAGCTCGACTACCGGACCCTGCGCGGCCAGTTCGGCGTGGTGCTGCAGGAGTCGTTCATGTTCAGCGGCTCGATTCGCGACAACATCGCCTTCAGCGATCGGAGCCTGCCGCTCGACAAGGTGATGAAGGCGGCGCGCCTGGCCGCCATCCATGATGACCTCGAGCAACTCCCGATGGGGTATGAGACCCGGCTGGCGGAGGGAGGAGGCGGGCTCTCGGGTGGACAGCGCCAGCGCCTGTCCATCGCGCGCGCCCTGTCCCATGACCCCGCCATCCTGTTCCTCGACGAGGCCACGAGCCACCTCGACGTGAAGACCGAGCGCCTCGTGGAGCAGAACGTCCGATCGCTCGCCTGTACGCGAATCTTGATCGCCCACCGGCTGAGCACCGTGCGGCATGCGGATCAGATCCTCGTGGTGGACCAGGGGACGATCGTCGAGCGCGGCTCGCACGCGGAGTTGCTGGCGAAGGGCGGACACTACGCGGCCCTCGTGCGCAGCCAGGACCCGGAGCTCCCGGAGGCGTCGGAGTCGCCACGGACTCCAGGTGAAGCCGCCGCATAG